The DNA region AAGCGCTCCAGGACGCGGATTTGTTCGTCCGAGAGCTCCAAACGCTGCTCTCGCACGCTCTTCTCCAGCCGCAGCAACCGCTCGTGGCGTGTGAGCAAGCCGTGCCGGCTCCAGACGCCGCGGACACCGCCGGAGCTGACCTGGACGCCTTGCAGGACAAGCTGTTGGGCGACGCGGAGCGGCCCGTGCGTGGGGTGAGCCAAGCAGTAGTCGAGGATGGCCTGCTCGACAGCCTCGTCGACGCGGTTGGGGTGCGGGCCTCGCGGCCCGGGCAGGCGGTCCAATAGACCTTCGGCGCCGAAGGTCTGGTAGTTGCGCCGGATCTCGTAGAACTGCTGCCTGGAATAGCCCATGATTTTGCACGCTTTGCTGACGTTGCCCAATTCAGTGGCCAGCTCTAGCAGACTCATCTTCCTTCGTGCTACTTTGCGTTTCGTGGTCATGGCGTTCTCCTCGAAAGGGTTCGTGAAGCTTCGCAACTCCATCGATACCCAGCCAGGGACGGCATGACCACAACCTTTTGGTGGCCCAGGTGTCAGGTTATATCCATCTCAGTTCAGTAAGTTCGCTTACATCCCCCCACCCAGGTACGCCCAGTACCAATCCCCGAACAGCACGTAGAGCATGCCGCCCAGGCTCAGGAACGGGCCGAAGGGCACCATGGTCGGTTCTTCGGACTGGTTCATCCGGTTGTACACGATGTAGCCGAAGATGGCGGTGACGCCGGCGGCGAGCAGGACGAAGGGCAGCGAGGCCCAGCCGCTCCACGCGCCAAGCAGGAGCATGAGCTTAATGTCGCCCGTGCCCAGGCCTTCCATGCCCTTCAGCTTACGGTAGAGGAACTGCAGCAGCCAGAAGAGGCCGCCGCCGATGGCTGCGCCGACGAGCGACTCCGTGAGGGTGGGCCAGCCCAGGGCCGGCCGCAGCACGAAGTACGCCCCGGCCAGGGCCAGCACGGCGCCCGGCAGGGTCAGGATATCGGGCAGGATATAGGAGTCGAAGTCGATGAAGCTGGCCACGATGAGGATGCCGCCGATGACCATGTGCACGCCGAAGACGCCCAGGGACCATTCCCAGCCGGTGGAGTAGGCGGCGGTGGTCAGGTGCAGGGGGAACTTCAGGGCCAGGCCAAAGGCCCAGAGCCCGGAGACGAGCTCCACCAGGGGGTAGCGCCAGCTGATGGGCTTGGCGCAGGCGCGGCACCTGCCACGCAGAATAAGGAAGGAAACGACGGGGATGTTCTCCCACCAGGCGAGCGGGTGGTCGCATTTGGGGCATTTGGAGCCGGGAAAGACAATAGACTCGCCGCTCAGGTAGCGGTGCACGCAGACGTTGTAGAACGATCCGAGCAGCAGGCCGAGGAAGAAGGCCAGGCCCGGGTAGACGTGGTCCAGTATCTCCAGAGTCGCAGGGCTCATGCCGTGTCGTCTCCCTGGTTGGCGGCGCGTTTCGCGTCGTAGTAGTCGCCAATTTTGTCAAGCAGCTTGATGCCCCGCCGCCAGAGCTTGAGCCCCACCAGCCACCAGAGCAGGAAGGCCACGCCGCCGACCACGGCGAGGACGGCGTACTCCATCTGGCCGCGGATTCCCGTGACGAGCACAATGAGGATGGTCAGCCGATAGGCCAGCCAGACGTAGACGATGATCGCGACGAGCATGGCGATGAGCAATGCGCCGGACACGATGTTCTCGGTGATGCGGTAGCGATTCGACGAAGGCGTGGTCACATTTGCTCCATATCCAGAATGGGTTGCGTCGTCGCACCTAGTGGTGGCACAAGGACCGCGGGCTGGCAAGGGAATTCGGTTGCCAGCCGGAGCACGGCGGTATACATCGGGGACGTCCGACTTCACAGCGGTGCGGGCAGCCTCAGGACCGCCGGGAACAGCCGTGACACGGGGCTTTTCGAACCGCTTGCCCGCCGCGGCCGGATGACGTATCCAGTGAAATTCCTTAACGACGCCCTCAACCGCAAGACTTTTTCCCATTTTTGTACAGCCTATGCCCAAGCGCACCGACATCCACAAGATTATGCTCATTGGCTCAGGGCCCATTGTCATCGGACAGGCCTGTGAGTTCGACTACTCCGGCACTCAGGCCTGCAAGGCCCTTCGGGAGGAGGGGTACGAGGTCATCCTCGTCAACTCCAACCCGGCGACCATCATGACGGACCCGGGAACGGCGGACCGCACCTACGTGGAGCCGATCACGCCCGAGGTGGTCGCCCAGATCATAGAAAAAGAGCGACCGGACGCACTGCTGCCCACCCTGGGCGGACAGACCGGCCTGAACACGGCCGTGGCCGTGGCCGAAGCCGGCGTTCTCGACAAGTTCGGGGTGGAGCTCATCGGCGCCGACCTCCAGGCCATCCAGCGCGCCGAGAGCCGCGAGCAGTTCCGCGCCGCCATGGCCGACATCGGCCTGGCCGTGCCCAAGTCCATTTTTGCCCGCAACATGGACGACGTGAAACGCGCCGGTCGGGAAATACCCTTCCCCATCATCATCCGGCCCGCCTTCACCCTGGGCGGCACCGGCGGCGGCGTAGCCTACAACCAGGAAGATCTGGAGCTCATCGCCTCCCAGGGCCTTGCCGCCTCGCTGACCCACGAGGTCATGCTGGAGGAGTCCAGGCTGGGCTGGAAGGAGTACGAGCTGGAGGTGATGCGCGACAAGAACAACAACTGCGTCATCATCTGCTCCATCGAGAACCTGGACCCAATGGGCGTGCACACGGGCGACTCCATCACCGTGGCCCCGGCCCAGACCCTGTCCGACCGCGAGTACCAGATGATGCGCGATGCATCTATCGCGATCATGGGCATCATCGGCGTGGAGACCGGCGGGTCCAACGTCCAGTTCGCCATCAACCCGGACAACGGCGACATGGTGGTCATCGAGATGAACCCCCGCGTGTCGCGCTCCTCGGCCCTGGCCTCCAAGGCCACGGGCTTCCCCATCGCCAAGATCGCAGCCAAGCTCGCCGTGGGTTACACCCTGGACGAGATTCCCAACGACATCACGCGGGAGACCATGGCCTCCTTCGAGCCGACCATCGACTACGTGGTCACCAAGATCCCGCGCTTCACCTTCGAGAAGTTCCCCGGCGCACAGGATGTGCTCACCACCTCCATGAAGAGTGTGGGCGAGGCCATGTCCATCGGCCGGACATTCAAGGAATCGCTGCAGAAGGGCCTGCGCTCCCTGGAGACCGGCATGCCCGGCCTGGGCAAGGAGTTCGAC from Oceanidesulfovibrio marinus includes:
- a CDS encoding prepilin peptidase is translated as MSPATLEILDHVYPGLAFFLGLLLGSFYNVCVHRYLSGESIVFPGSKCPKCDHPLAWWENIPVVSFLILRGRCRACAKPISWRYPLVELVSGLWAFGLALKFPLHLTTAAYSTGWEWSLGVFGVHMVIGGILIVASFIDFDSYILPDILTLPGAVLALAGAYFVLRPALGWPTLTESLVGAAIGGGLFWLLQFLYRKLKGMEGLGTGDIKLMLLLGAWSGWASLPFVLLAAGVTAIFGYIVYNRMNQSEEPTMVPFGPFLSLGGMLYVLFGDWYWAYLGGGM